In Canis lupus dingo isolate Sandy chromosome 1, ASM325472v2, whole genome shotgun sequence, a single genomic region encodes these proteins:
- the ZNF484 gene encoding zinc finger protein 484 isoform X5, which translates to MSEEVSIQFERINLFTSGDPYSILEELWQDDKQIRRCEENQNTSADHVTFINKGTLFNERDCEYKSTQKIDHVNTYLVPARKKLQNYDSFGRSLKPIVSLCDYRNNAAENLDKIIGCGNIFTHMDSHTEAHACEYNQCKKLLSHEQALIQHQKIRTGENLSLFSDYVKIFTRKSHLFACQSIYTEEKQHQCSKCETVFSQKLQLAVAQKASVGGKPCTCTEYEKDFSLKSNPEKTHTEENHCKCSEYGKAFIQKSDLFRCQGIHIGEKPYEYSECGENVSQNSNLNVHKKIHTGEKHFECTECGKAFTRKSTLSMHQKIHTGEKPYVCTECGKAFIRKSHFITHERIHTGEKPYKCSDCGKSFIKKSQLHVHQRIHTGENPFICTECGKVFTHKTNLIIHQKIHTGERPYICTECAKAFTDRSNLIKHQKIHTGEKPYKCSDCGKSFTWKSRLRIHQKCHTGERHYECSECGKAFIQKSTLSMHQRIHRGEKPYVCTECGKAFFHKSHFITHERIHTGEKPYECSDCGKSFTKKSQLHVHQQIHTGEKPYRCAECGKAFTDRSNLFTHQKIHTGEKPYKCSDCGKAFTRKSGLHIHQQSHTGERHYECSECGKAFARKSTLIMHQRIHTGEKPYICTECGKSFIQKSHLNRHRRIHTGEKPYECSDCGKAFIKKSQLHEHHRIHTGEKPFICAECGKAFTIRSNLIKHQKIHARQKPYKGNDFRKTLHWRPQLSVCQKSDSGEVECSVPQSWCGDTK; encoded by the coding sequence ATGTCTGAAGAAGTTTCCATCCAGTTTGAGAGAATTAATCTTTTCACAAGCGGTGACCCATATTCCATTTTAGAAGAATTGTGGCAAGATGATAAACAGATAAGGAGATGTGAGGAAAACCAGAACACAAGTGCAGATCATGTCACGTTTATCAACAAGGGAACACTATTTAATGAGAGAGACTGTGAATATAAAAGCACTCAGAAAATTGATCATGTAAACACATACCTTGTTCCTGCGAGAAAAAAACTCCAGAACTATGACTCATTTGGAAGGAGTTTGAAGCCTATTGTAAGCTTATGTGATTATAGAAACAATGCAGCAGAAAATCTTGATAAGATTATTGGATGTGGTAATATTTTTACTCATATGGATTCTCATACAGAAGCACATGCTTGTGAATATAACCAGTGTAAGAAACTTCTGAGTCATGAGCAAGCTCTCATTCAACATCAAAAAATTCGTACTGGGGAGaatctcagtttattttctgattatgtAAAAATTTTCACCAGGAAGTCACACCTCTTTGCATGCCAGAGTATTTATACTGAAGAGAAACAGCATCAATGCAGCAAATGTGAGACAGTCTTCAGTCAGAAGCTCCAACTTGCTGTTGCTCAAAAGGCTTCTGTAGGAGGGAAACCCTGCACATGCACTGAATATGAAAAGGACTTTTCCCTCAAGTCAAATCCTGAGAAAACTCACACTGAGGAGAATCACTGTAAATGCAGTGAATATGGAAAAGCCTTTATCCAGAAGTCAGATCTGTTCAGATGCCAGGGAATTCATATTGGAGAAAAACCCTATGAATACAGCGAATGTGGGGAAAATGTCTCTCAGAATTCAAATCTCAATGTACATAAAAAAatccatactggagagaaacaCTTTGAATGTactgaatgtggaaaagccttcacAAGGAAATCAACTCTGAGTATGCATCAGAAAATTCACACAGGAGAAAAACCGTATGTGTGTactgaatgtgggaaagcctttatcCGGAAGTCACATTTTATTACACAtgagagaattcatactggagagaaaccttacaagtGCAGTGACTGTGGAAAATCCTTTATAAAGAAGTCACAACTCCATGTGCATCAGCgaattcacacaggagagaatCCCTTTATATGTACAGAATGTGGGAAGGTCTTCACTCACAAGACAAATCTCATTATACACCAgaaaattcatactggagagagaCCTTATATATGTACTGAATGTGCAAAGGCCTTTACTGACAGGTCAAATCTAATTAAACACCAAaaaattcatactggagagaaaccctataaatgcAGTGATTGCGGAAAATCATTCACCTGGAAGTCACGGCTCAGGATACATCAGAAATGCCACACTGGAGAGAGACATTatgaatgcagtgaatgtgggaaagccttcatcCAGAAGTCAACACTAAGTATGCATCAGAGAAttcacagaggagaaaagccCTATGTATGTACtgagtgtgggaaagccttcttCCACAAGTCACACTTTATTACCCAtgagagaattcatactggagagaaaccctatgagtgCAGTGACTGTGGGAAATCCTTCACAAAGAAGTCACAACTCCATGTGCATCAGCaaattcacacaggagagaaaccctacaGATGTGCAGAGTGTGGAAAGGCCTTCACTGACAGATCGAATCTCTTTACACACCAGAAAATTCATACTGGggagaaaccctataaatgtagTGACTGTGGAAAAGCCTTTACTCGGAAGTCAGGTCTCCATATACATCAGCAGTCTCATACCGGAGAGAGACACTATGAGTGCAgcgaatgtgggaaagcctttgcAAGGAAATCAACGCTAATTAtgcatcagagaattcatacaggaGAGAAGCCCTATATTTGTACAgaatgtgggaaatcctttaTCCAGAAATCACACTTAAATAGGCATCgaagaattcatactggagagaaaccctatgaatgcaGTGACTGTGGGAAGGCCTTCATTAAGAAGTCACAACTTCATGAACATCATcgaattcacactggagagaaaccattTATATGTGCTGAGTGTGGAAAAGCCTTCACCATCAGATCAAATCTTATTAAACACCAGAAAATTCATGCCAGACAGAAACCCTATAAAGGCAATGACTTTAGGAAAACCTTACACTGGAGGCCACAGCTCAGTGTATGTCAGAAATCTGATTCTGGGGAAGTAGAGTGCTCGGTGCCGCAGTCATGGTGTGGGGATACAAAGTAG